The DNA sequence GTAACCTTTAAACAGATGCAGCTTCCTGAGGGAGAATGTTTCTTGAAATATAAGATTGGTGATGGTATGGTTGACATCACGATCAACAACCGTACTTCACCTGATACGCAGACATACTGGGGTTGGAATTATTATTCCTTTGATTGTTCGCTCCTGCAAGGGATTGATGATACCATCACGATCATGAGCAAGAACGCAAGCATCAGGATCTTTTATGAGAAACAAAGTCAAGACGATCATGTTGATTACTATACCTTTGACAGAGCTTCATGGATAGGTCATGACGGAGACATGGCCATTGATATTGTACAGGACAGAAAAGCGGTAGGGGAGTAATTGTTTCTTATGTCTTGATGTTCATTAATATAATCTATTTTCAATATTTTTATCTTTTTCATAATTTTAACTCCTGTTACCCTATTTTTTCTAGCCTTTTTTGAAAACCTTCTTTATCTTTCTGTCTTTCGTTTAATTGGCTCATATCGGCTCAGTCTTCTCAAGTAATTCTGTTTTGGGGCTGAATAGGATAACAATAACAGTATTTCCTGTGGAGTGAACCCCTGAAAGTAGTACCAATAACTTTTCCGTCTTTATCTTTCACACCGAAGTAGACTGTTCCTCCCCTATGGTTCAAAAAAGAGCAAATTGTCTCTAAAGCATCATTTAATATATTTCTTCTCTACTATATACTAGAAAAACTAACAAATAATATTAAAATTTTAGGTTTTCTATTATAGTTAGACAAAACGCTTAAACCAAGTAAACAGTCGCTCAAGTACGCCCTCACTAACACAACGATTATCACTACAAACATCACTCACACATTCGTAGTTATAAGTACAA is a window from the Candidatus Woesearchaeota archaeon genome containing:
- a CDS encoding ATP-binding protein encodes the protein MLNDALETICSFLNHRGGTVYFGVKDKDGKVIGTTFRGSLHRKYCYCYPIQPQNRIT